From the Theobroma cacao cultivar B97-61/B2 chromosome 2, Criollo_cocoa_genome_V2, whole genome shotgun sequence genome, one window contains:
- the LOC18609615 gene encoding protein SIEVE ELEMENT OCCLUSION C isoform X2: MTSFDSGGFWQRSKSFLDDEILIKKLLLSHDPDGRHLDSEMLLCAVENIMFYATTSEVSDKPADANLKSHISNIELIGSQEPLVHTIYKIAHEMLCKCPGKGDLHTRTMALFDLLGNYGWAAKVALALAGFATSYGEFCLIMQLRPHISLAVSLADFKQLPSSISILKPQVKALRLLVKTMVDLTKCIIEFEGLPAVLVGPYIENLAAMKSEIYVTAYWIIRSTLACSSQITNLKAMKPEYSNIIIAAWELLSLDYRLSSIYSHLRPLVDAFRQQTEAKLHQKLLNLFEESHIDNQEVLQMLFALKDDLPLKDCPTQVKLGVSELKSKVVLLLVSKPDLLPLEQLFFLVHQTYDHPHKKVEGSYEMIWVPISCSETWTDTEEKWFNFLSNSIPCYSVRQPWSLNSAVINFMKQEWNYGDEAIMVVLDSEGMTTNLNALDMVFIWGSEAYPFSLSRENELWKGEHWTMQLITNEIHPILTQWVEEGRNICIYGSENLEWIREFSAKTKDIKDAGVLLEMIYVGMNNPNEHVKDLLTTINIEIHSTLLSFTKVQLFWLRLESMRRSKFRLGHTASTDHILAEVLPLLYNNDDNGWAVFGNGSSADMVRVQGAEIIKCLNLFRQWGESVAQLEFIGALRTVLEPPLLGGPCNHTQVIPYSEGLIEGSIVCQKCKRLMKKFTIYE, encoded by the exons ATGACCTCATTTGATAGTGGTGGCTTCTGGCAACGTTCCAAATCCTTTTTGGATGATGAAATCTTGATAAAGAAGCTCCTACTTAGCCATGATCCAGATGGTCGTCACCTTGATTCTGAGATGCTTCTTTGTGCAGTGGAGAACATCATGTTTTATGCTACTACATCAGAA GTTTCTGACAAACCTGCTGATGCAAATTTAAAGAGTCACATTAGCAACATTGAACTAATTGGATCACAAGAACCACTAGTGCACACCATCTACAAAATTGCGCACGAG ATGCTTTGCAAGTGCCCTGGTAAAGGAGATCTTCATACAAGAACAATGGCCTTGTTTGATTTGCTGGGAAATTATGGATGGGCTGCGAAGGTGGCGTTAGCACTTGCAGGTTTTGCAACAAGCTATGGTGAATTTTGCCTCATAATGCAGCTACGCCCTCATATCTCCTTGGCAGTATCACTTGCAGATTTTAAACAACTTCCGAGTAGCATAAGCATCTTGAAGCCTCAAGTGAAGGCCTTAAGATTGCTTGTCAAGACAATGGTGGATTTGACAAAGTGCATCATCGAGTTTGAAGGTTTGCCAGCAGTACTTGTAGGACCATATATTGAGAACCTAGCTGCTATGAAGTCAGAGATCTATGTTACCGCTTACTGGATCATTCGAAGCACCTTGGCGTGCTCTTCTCAAATCACAAACCTGAAGGCCATGAAACCTGA GTATTCCAATATAATAATTGCGGCATGGGAGCTTTTAAGTCTGGACTACAGGTTGAGCAGCATATACAGTCACCTTAGGCCGCTGGTGGATGCTTTTCGTCAACAAACAG AAGCAAAGCTGCACCAGAAGCTACTGAACCTTTTCGAGGAGTCCCACATCGACAACCAAGAGGTGCTTCAGATGTTATTTGCTCTAAAGGATGACCTGCCACTTAAGGATTGTCCTACACAAGTAAAG TTAGGTGTCTCTGAATTGAAAAGCAAGGTTGTCCTACTTTTGGTTTCTAAGCCAGATCTCCTACCATTAGAGCAGTTGTTTTTTCTAGTTCACCAAACATACGATCATCCTCACAAAAAGGTAGAAGGAAGTTATGAAATGATATGGGTTCCCATTTCATGTTCTGAAACATGGACTGATACCGAGGAGAAATGGTTCAATTTTCTATCAAACTCCATACCATGTTACTCAGTTCGACAACCATGGTCTCTAAACTCTGCAGTAATAAACTTTATGAAACAAGAATGGAACTATGGGGATGAAGCCATTATGGTAGTTTTGGATTCAGAAGGGATGACAACAAACTTGAATGCGCTTGATATGGTATTCATATGGGGTTCTGAGGCATACCCCTTTTCactttcaagagaaaatgagcTTTGGAAAGGGGAGCACTGGACAATGCAACTTATCACTAATGAAATTCACCCCATCCTTACTCAATGG GTTGAAGAAGGGAGAAATATTTGCATTTATGGAAGTGAAAACTTAGAATGGATCAGAGAATTTAGTGCTAAAACGAAAGACATAAAGGATGCAGGTGTGCTGCTTGAGATGATATATGTTGGTATGAATAACCCGAATGAACATGTAAAAGACCTTTTAACCACTATCAATATAGAAATACACAGCACCTTACTCTCTTTCACGAAGGTACAGCTCTTTTGGCTTCGGTTGGAGAGTATGAGAAGATCAAAATTCCGACTAGGACATACTGCCAGTACTGATCATATTCTAGCAGAGGTGTTACCCTTGCTGTATAACAATGATGACAATGGCTGGGCAGTATTTGGAAATGGATCATCAGCAGATATGGTAAGGGTTCAAGGTGCTGAAATCATTAAATGCTTAAATCTGTTTCGACAGTGGGGAGAAAGTGTGGCACAGTTGGAATTCATAGGTGCTCTTAGAACTGTCCTTGAACCACCTCTCCTTGGTGGGCCTTGCAATCACACACAAGTTATTCCCTATTCTGAAGGGTTGATTGAAGGAAGCATAGTATGCCAGAAATGTAAGCGGCTTATGAAGAAGTTTACTATCTATGAATAA
- the LOC18609615 gene encoding protein SIEVE ELEMENT OCCLUSION C isoform X1, whose translation MTSFDSGGFWQRSKSFLDDEILIKKLLLSHDPDGRHLDSEMLLCAVENIMFYATTSEVSDKPADANLKSHISNIELIGSQEPLVHTIYKIAHEMLCKCPGKGDLHTRTMALFDLLGNYGWAAKVALALAGFATSYGEFCLIMQLRPHISLAVSLADFKQLPSSISILKPQVKALRLLVKTMVDLTKCIIEFEGLPAVLVGPYIENLAAMKSEIYVTAYWIIRSTLACSSQITNLKAMKPEQVYSNIIIAAWELLSLDYRLSSIYSHLRPLVDAFRQQTEAKLHQKLLNLFEESHIDNQEVLQMLFALKDDLPLKDCPTQVKLGVSELKSKVVLLLVSKPDLLPLEQLFFLVHQTYDHPHKKVEGSYEMIWVPISCSETWTDTEEKWFNFLSNSIPCYSVRQPWSLNSAVINFMKQEWNYGDEAIMVVLDSEGMTTNLNALDMVFIWGSEAYPFSLSRENELWKGEHWTMQLITNEIHPILTQWVEEGRNICIYGSENLEWIREFSAKTKDIKDAGVLLEMIYVGMNNPNEHVKDLLTTINIEIHSTLLSFTKVQLFWLRLESMRRSKFRLGHTASTDHILAEVLPLLYNNDDNGWAVFGNGSSADMVRVQGAEIIKCLNLFRQWGESVAQLEFIGALRTVLEPPLLGGPCNHTQVIPYSEGLIEGSIVCQKCKRLMKKFTIYE comes from the exons ATGACCTCATTTGATAGTGGTGGCTTCTGGCAACGTTCCAAATCCTTTTTGGATGATGAAATCTTGATAAAGAAGCTCCTACTTAGCCATGATCCAGATGGTCGTCACCTTGATTCTGAGATGCTTCTTTGTGCAGTGGAGAACATCATGTTTTATGCTACTACATCAGAA GTTTCTGACAAACCTGCTGATGCAAATTTAAAGAGTCACATTAGCAACATTGAACTAATTGGATCACAAGAACCACTAGTGCACACCATCTACAAAATTGCGCACGAG ATGCTTTGCAAGTGCCCTGGTAAAGGAGATCTTCATACAAGAACAATGGCCTTGTTTGATTTGCTGGGAAATTATGGATGGGCTGCGAAGGTGGCGTTAGCACTTGCAGGTTTTGCAACAAGCTATGGTGAATTTTGCCTCATAATGCAGCTACGCCCTCATATCTCCTTGGCAGTATCACTTGCAGATTTTAAACAACTTCCGAGTAGCATAAGCATCTTGAAGCCTCAAGTGAAGGCCTTAAGATTGCTTGTCAAGACAATGGTGGATTTGACAAAGTGCATCATCGAGTTTGAAGGTTTGCCAGCAGTACTTGTAGGACCATATATTGAGAACCTAGCTGCTATGAAGTCAGAGATCTATGTTACCGCTTACTGGATCATTCGAAGCACCTTGGCGTGCTCTTCTCAAATCACAAACCTGAAGGCCATGAAACCTGAGCAAGT GTATTCCAATATAATAATTGCGGCATGGGAGCTTTTAAGTCTGGACTACAGGTTGAGCAGCATATACAGTCACCTTAGGCCGCTGGTGGATGCTTTTCGTCAACAAACAG AAGCAAAGCTGCACCAGAAGCTACTGAACCTTTTCGAGGAGTCCCACATCGACAACCAAGAGGTGCTTCAGATGTTATTTGCTCTAAAGGATGACCTGCCACTTAAGGATTGTCCTACACAAGTAAAG TTAGGTGTCTCTGAATTGAAAAGCAAGGTTGTCCTACTTTTGGTTTCTAAGCCAGATCTCCTACCATTAGAGCAGTTGTTTTTTCTAGTTCACCAAACATACGATCATCCTCACAAAAAGGTAGAAGGAAGTTATGAAATGATATGGGTTCCCATTTCATGTTCTGAAACATGGACTGATACCGAGGAGAAATGGTTCAATTTTCTATCAAACTCCATACCATGTTACTCAGTTCGACAACCATGGTCTCTAAACTCTGCAGTAATAAACTTTATGAAACAAGAATGGAACTATGGGGATGAAGCCATTATGGTAGTTTTGGATTCAGAAGGGATGACAACAAACTTGAATGCGCTTGATATGGTATTCATATGGGGTTCTGAGGCATACCCCTTTTCactttcaagagaaaatgagcTTTGGAAAGGGGAGCACTGGACAATGCAACTTATCACTAATGAAATTCACCCCATCCTTACTCAATGG GTTGAAGAAGGGAGAAATATTTGCATTTATGGAAGTGAAAACTTAGAATGGATCAGAGAATTTAGTGCTAAAACGAAAGACATAAAGGATGCAGGTGTGCTGCTTGAGATGATATATGTTGGTATGAATAACCCGAATGAACATGTAAAAGACCTTTTAACCACTATCAATATAGAAATACACAGCACCTTACTCTCTTTCACGAAGGTACAGCTCTTTTGGCTTCGGTTGGAGAGTATGAGAAGATCAAAATTCCGACTAGGACATACTGCCAGTACTGATCATATTCTAGCAGAGGTGTTACCCTTGCTGTATAACAATGATGACAATGGCTGGGCAGTATTTGGAAATGGATCATCAGCAGATATGGTAAGGGTTCAAGGTGCTGAAATCATTAAATGCTTAAATCTGTTTCGACAGTGGGGAGAAAGTGTGGCACAGTTGGAATTCATAGGTGCTCTTAGAACTGTCCTTGAACCACCTCTCCTTGGTGGGCCTTGCAATCACACACAAGTTATTCCCTATTCTGAAGGGTTGATTGAAGGAAGCATAGTATGCCAGAAATGTAAGCGGCTTATGAAGAAGTTTACTATCTATGAATAA
- the LOC18609616 gene encoding protein SIEVE ELEMENT OCCLUSION B — MELSAMSHGRSDPHMFSSASGGKAIGKQIEAIHDPAGIHTSMKPVLDIVEDIFRRAAPPVRGTVQEAHMQVDASDERALHSSADELIDYLSAIINRISCEIAYRLSIGEDAHATTLAVAHVVRSYSWDAKVVLALAAFAMSYGEFLLIVQLYTTNPLAKGVALLKQLPEVLARADLLKTKFDTLANLTNAMHCVAKCVIEFKELPSQYISPEDPELSSANSDIPSAVYWTIRSTVVCASQIIGLIGMGHEFVSSTTDAWELSSLAHNIDSICSDLMEKLKRCRQRINETKDIEAYQTLLRLFDAIHIDNMKILKALIYAKDDQLPLWDGTTKQKVSIDLLRRRTVLLFISDLEIPHDEILILEQMYNESQAHPTRVESQYEVIWIPVVDRSVPFDDTKREQFESLKAMMPWYSVSHPSMIQPAVIRCIKEVWDFSKKPLVVVLDPQGRVVNSNAIHMMFIWGNLAFPFTKIREEALWKEETWRIELLADSIDPSIINWLTEGKFICLYGGEDMDWIRKFTTTAKAVAQTANIKLEMLYVGKSNPTEKVRRNMTTIQRENLSRVLSDISLIRFFWVRLESMWHSRVQHGVTVENDHILPEIMTMLSFDGSEQGWAVISRGSDELARAKAEIVLKSLDQYPVWEALAAEKGFIPALNDHIRGLRTEHHCNRLILPGTAGIRSIHERVVCFDCGKQMEKFFMYRCCTD, encoded by the exons ATGGAATTGTCAGCAATGTCCCATGGTAGAAGCGACCCACACATGTTCTCATCAGCCTCGGGCGGCAAAGCCATTGGGAAGCAAATCGAGGCCATCCATGATCCTGCTGGTATTCATACTAGTATGAAACCTGTTCTTGACATTGTCGAAGACATCTTTCGCCGAGCAGCCCCTCCGGTACGAGGAACAGTTCAG GAAGCACACATGCAAGTGGATGCATCGGATGAAAGAGCTCTCCATTCAAGCGCTGATGAGTTGATCGACTATTTATCAGCCATCATAAACAGAATTTCCTGCGAG ATAGCCTACCGGTTGTCAATTGGTGAAGATGCACATGCAACAACTCTAGCAGTGGCTCACGTAGTTAGAAGCTACTCATGGGATGCAAAAGTTGTACTAGCCTTGGCAGCATTTGCCATGAGCTATGGTGAATTCTTGCTGATTGTCCAGCTTTACACTACCAATCCACTTGCCAAAGGGGTTGCACTCCTCAAACAATTGCCAGAAGTTCTTGCACGAGCTGAccttttgaaaacaaaatttgacACGCTTGCCAACCTCACCAACGCGATGCATTGTGTGGCCAAGTGCGTTATCGAATTCAAGGAGCTTCCATCTCAGTACATTAGCCCTGAAGACCCAGAACTGTCATCCGCCAATTCTGATATCCCTTCAGCTGTTTATTGGACTATCCGAAGTACTGTGGTTTGCGCATCACAAATTATAGGCCTCATTGGCATGGGCCACGA GTTCGTATCATCTACTACAGATGCTTGGGAGCTGTCAAGCTTGGCGCACAATATCGACAGTATATGCAGCGATCTTATGGAGAAACTGAAACGTTGTCGTCAACGCATAA ATGAGACAAAGGATATTGAAGCATATCAAACGCTGTTGCGCCTCTTTGATGCAATCCATATCGATAATATGAAGATTCTTAAGGCTTTGATTTACGCTAAGGATGACCAGCTGCCACTTTGGGATGGAACTACCAAGCAAAAG GTTAGCATTGACTTGTTGAGGCGGAGGACTGTGCTACTATTCATTTCAGACCTAGAGATTCCGCATGACGAAATTCTTATTTTGGAACAAATGTATAACGAGTCACAAGCGCACCCAACGAGGGTAGAGAGTCAGTACGAGGTGATTTGGATCCCAGTCGTAGACAGGTCCGTTCCCTTTGATGACACAAAGAGAGAGCAATTCGAGTCTCTAAAAGCAATGATGCCATGGTACTCGGTTAGTCACCCTTCCATGATTCAGCCAGCGGTGATTAGGTGCATCAAAGAGGTCTGGGATTTCAGCAAGAAGCCTTTGGTAGTGGTGTTGGACCCCCAGGGAAGAGTTGTGAATTCTAACGCGATTCACATGATGTTTATTTGGGGCAATTTGGCATTCCCTTTCACTAAGATCAGGGAAGAAGCTCTTTGGAAGGAAGAGACATGGCGAATTGAACTCTTGGCAGATTCTATTGACCCCTCCATAATCAATTGG TTAACAGAAGGGAAATTCATTTGCTTGTATGGTGGAGAAGACATGGATTGGATTCGGAAATTCACAACAACAGCAAAAGCTGTTGCGCAAACTGCCAATATCAAATTAGAGATGCTCTATGTGGGAAAAAGCAATCCTACAGAAAAAGTTAGGCGGAACATGACCACCATTCAGAGAGAGAATCTTAGCCGTGTATTGTCAGACATCTCGCTAATACGATTCTTCTGGGTGCGGTTGGAGAGCATGTGGCACTCAAGAGTTCAGCATGGCGTGACCGTAGAAAATGACCACATTTTGCCAGAGATCATGACCATGCTCAGCTTTGATGGTAGTGAGCAAGGATGGGCCGTGATAAGTAGGGGCTCAGATGAACTGGCCAGGGCTAAGGCGGAGATTGTTTTGAAAAGCCTTGACCAATATCCTGTATGGGAAGCGCTTGCGGCAGAAAAAGGTTTTATTCCTGCGTTGAATGATCACATCCGAGGTCTTCGCACCGAACATCACTGCAACCGTCTGATACTTCCAGGGACTGCTGGAATTCGAAGCATCCATGAGAGGGTCGTTTGCTTTGACTGTGGCAAGCAAATGGAGAAGTTCTTCATGTATCGCTGCTGCAccgattaa